In Alteromonas sp. RKMC-009, the genomic stretch GCGGATTTTGTAATCAATAGGATTGACTCCACTTGCAAATATTTTTACTTGCACCTGACCTGCTGATGGAGAGGGTAAGTTAATCAGGGCATCCCGGAATACTGTACCCTCTTCATATCTATCTAATACCAAAGCACGCATTTGTCTGTTTAACGCTGTCATCAATAACCTCACAAACTGAATATTCAGCGTGTGGTTAAATCACCCGCTGGTTAATAGGTCTTTTATTAAACGATTTAAAACTCTTGAACAGTTGGGCGCAGAACAATCTCGTTGATATCTACATCCGCAGGCTGCTCAATTGCGTATGCGATAGCACGAGCAACAGATTCAGATGGAATTTCATTTTGCTGATAAAAATCTTTTACAAAGGCTGCCCCCTGAGTATCTGAACTTCCATGTTTTAATTCAGATTCGACTGCCCCCGGTGAAATGATTGTTGAACGAATGTTACCCCCAACTTCATGGCGCAAGCCTTCGGCAATAGCGCGAACAGCGAATTTGGTTCCGCTATAAACCGTGCCGCCGGGACTGAATACTTTGATACCCGCTACGGACGAAATATTGATAAAGTGGCCTGTTCCCTGAGCCTGAAAGATCGGAAGCGCTGCGGCTACTCCATACAGCAGACCTTTAACGTTGATGTCAATCATGCGATCCCATTCGTCAACCCGAGTCTCAGCTAACGGTGCAATCGCCATTAACCCTGCATTATTGATAACCACATCAACTTTACCGAAGCGCTCTTGTGCAAGATTTACAAGGGCCTTCACTTGGTCCGGGCTAGTCACATCTGTCGCTTGAACCGCAACTTCTCCGCCCGCTGTGCGTATGTCAGCAGCAATAGCTTCAAGCTTGTCGATGCGTCGGGCACCTAAAACAACAGATGCGCCAAGGCTGGCTAAATGTCTTGCCGTGGTCTCGCCTAAACCGCTGCTACCACCAGTGATAACAACGACCTTACCGCTGATGTTATTTGCTAAAACACTGCTCATAGTTAATATCCTCAAATAAGTTGAATGACGTTGTCTAAATAACAAGCAAAGTATCTCTTACCTTCAAAAACCAATAAATGGAAATGTTTTAATTTCACAATTCCATATTTTGGAATAATATTTATGTATTCATTTCAAACCTGAATGTGACTGTGATGCTTAACAGATTGGAAATGCTCCGGATATTTTGTACTGCTGCTGAGTCTCGCAGCTTTAAAGAAGCGGCTAACCGTCTGGGAATTTCTCCTCAGGCAGTGACACGAGCAGTGAAGGAGTTAGAGCGATTGCAAGGGGAGCTTCTATTTCATCGAAATACTCGACACATACAAGTGACCCTAGTTGGAGAAAAATTTGCTGTGATAGCAAAAGAACGCCTGCGTGCTGTAGATGAATTGTTTCAAACAAGCGCCCCTGACTCGGGTAATGAATTACAAGGGCGGGTTCGTATCGCAGCGCCTGTTGGTTTTGGTCATAAATGCTTAATGCCAGTATTACTGGAACTTTCAACAATACATCCTCAACTGGATATAGACCTGACACTCAGTGACGAGCGCGTGGATGTAGTTGACGAAAAAATAGATATTGGGATTCGTATCGGCTTCATGAGAGATAGTCGATTTATTGCCCGTCAGCTCACCAAAATTAATATGTATGTCGTGGCTTCGCCTGAGTTAATAAATAGAGTGGGAACGCCTGCGTCTATTGAAGAACTAAACCACTTGCCCGTTACAGGGTTAGTAGATCGCAATACGGGAAAGCTTTGGCCATGGGTTTTTTCCATGGACAGACAGTGGACGCCATCCATAACACGTTTTCGAAGTGCCGACACCGAAGCTGAATTAATGGCTATACAAAATGGGCTGGGGTTTGCTCAAATTCCTGACTTTTTGGCCCAAGACTTATTACGCCAGGAGAAACTTGTGAGAGTGTTAGAAGAGGTCGAGCCGGTGCCTTGGGATTTATATATTTATCGCCCTCAACGTGGTCCAGTACCACAACGTATTCGATTGGTTTTTGATCACTTGGTGTCAAGATTGAGTGTCCGCTAATGGCACATATGCGACTGTCAGATTTGACAGACGAATCCAAAGGAGGACTCAAATAAAGTTGAAGTATATTTTTCACCCGCACGCTCAGAAATTGTCATCAGTCTGAGCTGCTTTTAAGCAAATTTTTTCCCAAAAGTTCATATATAGCTGAACTTTAGCAGAATTCTTATTTAAACGTCCCCGTCAAACCCGCATGAATAGTGGAGCTGAGAACTGCATTAAGTTCATTTCCACCAAATATCACATACGCTTTTGTAGTTAACGGACCGTCACCCTTTAACGGCTTTTACTGTCAAACCGAGGCTTCCTTCATACTGACGTAAAGCCTCAACGGCGCTGTCGGGTATGGCAATGCTAAGGGTTACAGCCTGCGAGTAAGTGCAATCTGTGACTTTACCTTTTACCGATTCAGTCCAGTGGCGGACAAATTGTTCCTGAGCAAAATCAGTGGTCACGGTAAAGTCATTGAGTTTTACCTGAGTAATAACCGGCAGGGTTTCCATGGTCTGTTGTGCTGCGCCAGAATAGGCGCGGACAAGTCCGCCGGCTCCCAGTTTTATACCGCCAAAATAGCGGGTAACGATCATCATGATGTTACCCACCGGTTTGTGCTGTAATACATTGAGTATAGGCTTTCCGGCCGTGCCGGAGGGTTCCCCGTCATCAGACATCGCCACGCTGAGTGGCTGCTCGGGATGGCCTAACAGATAAGCCCAGCAATGATGCCTGGCATCCGGATAGCGGGCTTTCACTTCATCAAGCATCAGCATGGCGTCTTCGCGGGTCTGGGCGAAGCCGGCGCAGGCATAAAACTTACTCTTCTTAATTTCCAGCAGGGTTTCGTAACGCTGCGCAGGAATGGAATAACTCATCTTAGTTAAAAGGGTTCTCAATACTGTTAGCGGGCTCAGTAAACCATGCAGGGCCTTCATCTGTCATGTAGAAATGGTCTTCAAGGCGAATACCGAACTCCCCGGGGACCACTATCATCGGCTCGTTACTGAAACACATTCCGGTAGCCAGTGGCTGCGGATTATCTTTCACCAGATAGGGCCATTCGTGTATGTCCATGCCGATACCGTGACCGGTGCGGTGGGGCAGGCCGGGCAACTGATAATCGGGGCCTAACCCGTAGCCCGCCAGGCACTCTCTGGCTGCGGCATCAACCTGTCCGCAAGGCGTACCGGGTTGTGCTGCGTTAAACGCGGCAATCTGCGCTTCTTTTTCTGCCTGCCACAAGCGGGCCTGTTTTTCTGTAGGCTCCCCGAAGCAGTAGGTACGGGTTATGTCAGACAGATAACCTTTCAGTTTACAGCCCGTGTCGATGAGGACCAGGTCGCCGGGTTTCAGTACCTGTGGATCTTTTACTCCATGAGGAAAAGAGGTAGCTTTACCGAACAGGACGATGCAGAAATACGAACCTGCCGGCGCGCCAGTTTTCTTGTGCGCTTCATGAATGAACTGTTCCACTTCGGTGGTGGTGATCCCTTCGTAAAGAATACTGGCGGCGGCTTTGTGCACCTCCAGCGTCATATCCATGGCCCGCTGGATCAGCGCCAGTTCCGGTGCCGTTTTATGCATGCGGCACCCGGCTGTCACCGGACTGGCGTTAACCAGTTGCAACTCAGGCATGGCTTTTTGAAAACCGTCGGTAATAAAAAAGGCCGTTGATTCGTCAATACCCACTTTGTCGCCGGGCTTTACACCGGCTTGCTTCAGTAACTGCGCGAACAGGACGTAAGGACTTTCATGTTCCTGCCAGCCGGCAATGTCACCGGCGATGATCTGACGTTCAGACAGGGAAGCTATTTCGAAAAACGGTGCAATAAAAGTGACCGGACCTTCTGCTGGCAGTAATGCGCCCACCAGTCTTTCACTGGCGTACCATTCAAGGCCGGTGAAATAAGTCATATTGGTGCCGGCATTCAGGTAAAGCGCCGCAATACCCTGCGCTTTCATTAATGCCTGCGCTTTTTGGATCCTGGCTTCAAACTCTTCTTTGCCAATCGCCACAGTATCTTTTGTCATATCCTGAAGTGCGGACAAAGCTTCTTCTTTTGTTTTCCCGCCTATGCCGTTTCCTGTCATGGTACCTCCGGTAAATTCGCTTATTCTGCCGGTTATCTGTCCGGCTTCTTGTGGTTGCTATCATACGGATAAATAAGCAAAGGATCTCCTCGTCCGGCGGTAAATTCAGTCCGCCTGCCGATTTGCTGTTTATCCGCTCATTTTGCACAACCGGCGGCTAAATCTGGTAATCCGTTGTCCTGCCGTGTTAAAACTCAATGCAGCCCATTTCAGGTAAATAACAATAAAAACAGGGAGAACATTTGTGACCACTTTTACACGCTCTGTCCGCATCCTCAGTTTATCCGTCTTTCTGGCCTTTCAGGGAAGTGCTGCAGTGTATGCTGCTTCTGAATCCCTTGCTACAGATACTGCCGACGGCCAGTTTGAAACCTTATACTCGCAGGAATGGCAGTGGCGTAAGAATTACTACAGTGTGGATGAAAACAGCGATACACACGCAGCGCCATCTGCTTTGCCGGATGTGAGTCAGGCCACACAGGAAAAGCGCCTGAGCCGCTGGCAGTCTGTACTGAGAGAGCTGAATACCATTGATACCTCCACATTGTCGCAAGAGAATCAGACCAACTATGCGGTGTACCGTAATCAGATTGAAAACCTCATTATGGAACAGGAATACCGTACCTGGGAAAAGCCGTTGCTGGGCGATACCGCATTCTGGAGCGACCTGACTTACCTGGCGCGGGAGACATTTCACAGCGAACAGGATTATGTGAATTACATCGCCTGGCTTAACGATATGCCACGGTATTTTGATCAACAGATTGCCAACATGAAAATGGGTCTTGCGCGGAAGTTTACCTTACCGGCGATTTCTCTGGCTGGCCGTGAACGCTCTGTGGAGTCGGTAGTTGATGCTGCTGGTGAAGATAACGTGTATTTTCAGCCGTTTACTAAATTCCCTGCAAAAATTCCAGCACCGCGACAACAGGCTTTGCGTGCACAGGCACAAAAAGCGATCAGCGAAGCGGTTATTCCTGCGCATAAAAAACTGCTGTCCTTTTTAGTTGAAGAGTACATTCCCGGGGCACAACCTTCCATTGCCGCTTACGATTTACCTGATGGCAAAGCTTATTACCGTGCTCAGGCAAAGAAATACACCACACTGGATCTAACCCCGGAAGAAATTCATCAGATTGGTCTGGATGAGGTGGCGAAAATACGTGACCGCATGCACGATGTCATGGCTGAGGTGAACTTTGACGGTGATTTGGCGGCATTCCTTCATTTCCTGCGTACCGATCCGCAGTTTTATGTCGATACGCCTCAGGCGCTGCTCGACAGAGCGGCCTGGACGGCTAAAGAGTTTGATGCTGTAGCCTCTGACTTCTTCGGTCATTTGCCCCGTGCCCGTTTTGCTATTATTCCTGTGCCTGATGATATTGCACCGTTTTATACTGCCGGTCGCGGTGGCCCTGGCGTTTATCTGGTTAACACCTACGATTTACCGTCACGCCCGCTTTATTCGCTGCCAGCCCTGACCTTGCATGAGTCAGCACCCGGACACGCCTTCCAGATGCCGTTGTCACTGGAAAATGACGGGATCCCGGACTTCCGTCGTGAAAGCTACATTTCTGCTTACGGAGAAGGATGGGCGCTGTATACCGAGAAACTGGGCGAAGAGATGGGAATCTACCACACCCCTTATGAAATCTTCGGCATGCTGAGCTATCAGATGTGGCGTGCAGCACGACTGGTGGTAGATACCGGTATCCATGCAAAAAGCTGGAGCCGTGAACAGGCGCAACAGTTCATGAAAGACAACACGGCGCTGTCGGTCCATGAAATTACCACTGAAGTTGACCGTTATATTGCATGGCCTGGTCAGGCGTTGTCTTATTACCTCGGACAGATGGCAATGGAATCAAACCGTGCCCGTGCTGAATCTGCATTAGGTGAAAAATTCGATATCCGCCATTTCCACGATACTGTTCTGCAACTGGGCTCAGTACCGTTGTCTGTGCTTGAACAGCGTATCGACCGGTTTATTGAAGAAGGCGGTGTGTCTCCTTATCAGTAATCGTTTTACTTCACGCTACCTGCCCTGATCATTAAGGGCAGGAAGTCCGTAGTTTTATTGCAAAATGTTCATTTTTTATCTTTTCCGATATAGCGTCTATGCTATATACAGTATCGGGCATGGGTTGTTGCCCGGATTCAATTTTATTATGCAGGGTTTGTTTTGGATTACACGGATTCAACTCACGAAAGGAATCTACTTTCCGGCAATCTTCACGAATTACTGGTGAGTCTTAATGATGGCTTTACAGCTTTTTATGATAAAAATAAATCGCTGTGTAAGACGTCACCTCCGGTATCGCATTTTGCTTTTCACGCTTTACTCCCTCATTCGTTAAAAGTATTTGAAAATATAGAGTTAACGGATTTGCCCCGCGTCCTGGACGTACAGAATTTCCTCGGTTATCACTGCGTCTTATCTGCATCAGGGTCTGAACAGTACCCCTGGGCATTATCGGTGATTGCTGATAGCAAGAGCATTTCAAAAATTGCCCATGATTTACCAATCGGCGTTATCAACGTGGATAGCAACTGGAATGCGGCTTTTATCAATGCACGCTGCGCTGACATGATGAAAACTTCATTGGATGAGTTATACGGCAGGAAATGGATTGATTATTTGCCCCCGTCACTGGCCAGGGAATTCCGCGATCACGTGAGTGATACTGAAAATTGCCGGAACCTGTATAAAACACGGATAGAGTTCGTTACGCCTCTGGGCAGCATCTATATATTTTCAGTGCAACTGGCTGCTTACTTTGATTCCAGGGACAATTTTATCAGTGCCTCGGTAACCCTGAATGATGTGACCAACGAATTTCGGGCAGAAAGCAAATTGCAATATATGGCTGACCACGACTCATTAACTGAGTTATTTAACCGGTCCGCCTTTATTCGCAAAGTCGAAGAGATGGATGCCAACCGGTTTTCCCGTTCTTTATTTTTGTTTATCGACATCGACAGGTTCAAAGAAATTAACGATACCATGGGTCATAAATTTGGTGACCTGGTCCTGAAGTTTGTCGGCCGGAAGATAAGTTCTGCTGTGCGCGAAAACGATCTCAGTGCCCGATTTGGCGGCGATGAATTTGTTGTTTGTATGTCTTCTATCACTTCAGACAGAACAGTTGAGGGGATAGCACGAAAGATAGATTCCTTATTGAACAGTACCTGTGTGCTGGATGGGCGCGAAATAGAATTGCGTTGCAGTATTGGTATTGCCTGGACGCCCACTATTCAGTTTGAAGAAAATCAGACCAGAGCTGAAAAGGTTCAGGCTGTTCTGGATGCAGCCGACCAGGGGATGTATGAAGTAAAGCGGGGAGCGCTTACTGCAGAACACTTTAAAATTTATGATGTGAATCTCAGAGAGCAAAAGAAGTGGCTCAAGAATCAGAAAAAAGAACTTCAGGACGTTTTAAGTGACGATGGTCTGACGTGCCATTTTCAGCCAATTTACAGTGTGGACGGCCATATCCGTTCAGTAGAAGCCCTCGCCAGATTTAAAACACCGTTTCAGTATTTCAAAGGCATCGAATCCGTTATCAGTTTTGCTAAACGGCAGAACATGGAGTTGGCACTTTTTGATAACGCATTAAAAGAGGCATTGAAAGGCTTCGCACGATTACGCGAGCATCAGCCTGCGTTGACGCTGAATATGAATGTGGATGTCAGTCAACTCGAAGAAGAAAATTTCAATAAAGTCATTACACAACTCTGCATGGAATTCGGGGTTCCTCTTTCCAGTGTATGTATTGAAATTACAGAGATGATGCTAGAGCGTAACAGCACAAGGGTACAGCGACAGATAAAACAATTGCAGCGCAGAGGGTTTTTAATTTCAATGGACGATTTCGGTACCGGATTCAGTTCATTTAAAAGGTTAATGAATTACGATTTTAATGAACTGAAAATAGACCGCTATTTTGTTCAGAATGTGTCCACCAATGACAAATATAAGAAAACTCTGACAGCAATGATCGCAATGGGGAAAAGTCTTAATCTGCAAATTCTGGCTGAAGGTGTGGAAACAGAGGAACAGTTCCAGCTCTGCAGAAATCTTGGTGCCCAGCTTTTTCAGGGGTTTTATTTTTCTAAGCCACAGGATTCGGATACACTAATAAAAATGCTTAACAGTCAGCCATGTGTAACCTGACACAGGTAGTCTATCGGGAATGAAAATGGAAAAGAGAGCAACGGAAAAGGAAGCGCAATACATTGTAGGCATAGGAGCTTCTGCCGGCGGTCTTGAAGCTCTGCAGGAACTCTTTAATGTACTGCCGGACAATCTTGGCGCATCGTATGTCATTGCTCAGCATTTATCGCCTGACTTTAAGTCGATGATGGATGAGCTGTTAAGTAAAAATACCAAAATGGCTGTACATCAGGCAGTAGAGGGGGAAAAACTGAAACCTGATACGGTTTACCTCATACCTGCCGGCAAACTGATGAGGGTGGCTGAAGGATGCATTTACCTGTCTGATTTACCCCCTGACAACCGCATAAATCTCCCCATTAACGAATTGTTCAGAACCATCGCAGAAGACGTACAGAATCGCGCGATAGGTATAATACTATCCGGTACTGGCTCCGACGGTAGCCGTGGCATTCTGTCTTTGAAAGAGATGGGGGCGATGGTCATCGCCCAGAATCCCGCTGAGGCTCGCTTTGATGGCATGCCGTTAAATGCAATCAATACCGGCTCTGTGGATTTCGTGCTGAATGTTCAGGAGATCCCTGAACAGTTAAGACGTTTCATCGAGCATCCGCTGGTGCGGGAGCAACCCAGTAAGTTCCGTGAACACCTATCTAAGAACTCTAAAATACTCGACGACATTCTTGGTTTAATTAACGATCGTACCGAACTGGATTTTCGTGCTTACAAAGAATCTACGGTCTCCCGCCGTATTGAGCACAGAATGAGCATTAACAGCAAGCATACTTTGCTTGAATACTGGGAATACTTAAACGGTACACCAGATGAAGTTGAGCTTGTAAAACAAGATTTGCTCATTGGTGTCACTCAGTTCTTCAGAGACGCTGAGGTTTGGGAAAGGTTGTATGAAGATGTTGTAAAGCCTATGGTGCTGGAAACATCGAAAGATGACACCATTCGTGTATGGGTTCCGGGGTGTTCTACCGGCGAAGAAGCTTATTCTTATGCCATCCTGTTTTCTGAGGCAATGCAGGAACTAAAAGTGGAGCGTCAGGTTACACTGTTTGCCAGCGATATTGATCAGTCTGCCGTAGCGTTTGCCGCGAATGGAATTTATCCCGGCAGTATTTCTTCTGAAATGTCTTCAGAATTCATTGCGCGGTATTTTAATTTACTGAATGACGGCAGTTACCAGGTGACTAAAGAAATCAGAAATATGGTGGTGTTTGCCACCCACAATCTGATTCAGGATCCGCCATTTTCTAACATGAATCTGGTGAGTTGCCGTAACACGCTTATTTATTTACAAAATGCAGCGCAACAAAAAGTGATGGCGTTTTTCCATTTTGCGTTGAAAGTGAAAGGTTACCTCGTATTAGGAAGTGCAGAATCTCCGGGAAGCTTCAGTATCTATTTTGACTTTACCGATCAGCGCAACCGCATCTATCAGAAAGCCAAAGATATAAAAGTGCCTTCCTCCCAAATTCACTCTGCAAAGCCTTTTCAGAACCGGCATTACAAGCCGAAATCTGTAGCTCACTATTTGAGTTCTCCGAATAAGCGCATTGAGGTAGATCGCAAGTCTGCAGCCGTTGGCAGACAGGCAATGATGGAAGCTTACCTGCCTCCGACATTAATTACAGATACAAAATTGCGGGTTATATACAGCTACGGCGATACGACCGCCTTCACAGCACCTCTGCGGCCGGGTTTGGTTACCCATGATTTATCCGATGTCTTGAGAGACGATTTATCAGGACAGGCCATATCAGCTGCCCATCAGGTATTACGTGAAAATATCTCGGTATTCATGGAAGACATCAGAGTAACCGAAACGGAGCGCTGGTCCTTGCGTTGTTTCAGTTTTAATGAAAACGGGCCTGATAATGTGTTTGTCGCTATAAGTTTCGTACCGGGTTCAATGCAATCATCCCCTGATTCAGACATCACCTATAAGCGTAGCGAGCAGACAGTTAAACGCATAGAAGAACTGGATAATGCTCTGATAGAATGTCAGAAGCTTTATCGTGAAGCGCTGGAAGACTTAGATACAACCAGTGAAGAGTTACAGTCGAGTAATGAAGAGTTGATGGCAGCTAATGAAGAACTGCAGTCGACCAACGAAGAGCTGCAATCGGTGAACGAAGAACTCTATACGGTAAACAGCGAGTATCAGCAAAAAATTGTTGAGCTGACGGACATCAACAATGACTTAGAGAATCTGATGATTGCTACCCATCTGGCCGTGCTGTTTCTTAACAGCGATCTCAAAATCAGAAGATTCACACATGCAATGAAGCAATATGTGAATATTATTGATTTTGATATTAACCGGGATTTCAGAGATTTGTCGTTTAAGAAGCCGCTGAGTTCATTAGATGAGCTCGTTTCCCAGGTTAATCGTGGACAGAAATCTACTGTTAAGGAAGTCTATCAGGATGACAGTACCGCGCAGCGTTACGAGGTAACCGTCAGTCAGTATAAAATTGGCGATAGTGCAAAAGGCGTAATTATCTCTATTGTTGAATTACATCAATGAAAGATTCTTCTCACCCTGATGCTATGCTGGAGCAAGGGCAGCATTACCTCGAAAAGGAACTGCTCAATTTGTTGCAACGCGACAAATTAATGTTCGAATTTTTTCAGGATGATGTTGTAGACGGGCTCTGGTACTGGGATTTAACCGACCCTGAAAATGAGTGGATGAGCCCGAAGTTCTGGCGTCTTTTTGGTTACGACCCGGAATTTAAAGAGCACAAAATTACTGAATGGCAGGACATCATTTTTCCTGAAGATCTTGCTGTCGCTAAACGTAATCTTGAGCTTCACCTGAAAAACCCGAAACATCCTTACGATCAGGTAGTCAGATACTGGCACAAAAACGGCACAATCGTGTGGGTACGCTGTCGCGGTATTGCCATTTATTCCAATGAGGGTGAGCCGTTAAGGTTGCTGGGATGCCATCTTGATATGACAAGGGTCATGGAAAGGCAACAGGAGTTGCTTGGCCTTCAAATAAAATATGAGCATCTGCAAAGAAGACTGGATGAAGTGCATTCAGAGCTTTCCCAGGTAAAGCTATTAAATGACTCTCTGCTCCGCCGCTCGGAAAGTGAACGAATCCGGGACGAATACGGGTTTGCCGGAAGCCAGTTTTTTATTGAGCATGTGCGCTTGCTTGCCCAATCTGCTGACCGCTTAGGATGTAAACTCACTACACTAAGGTTCTCTTTCAACGGTATTAATGGCGATATCACTCAGTCGGATGAATTAAAAAACTTTCTCAATAAATCCGTTTTTGCGTTGATTCCGGGGTGTGTTCCTTTTCAGTTTTCAAATGAGCTGATAGGCGTTGTTATGCTGGATTATTCGGAAAATGACGTCAGAAAAATTGAGTTAGAAATGCGAAGTGCTGTTCAGACTCATTCGTGGTTAGCAGGAAAGCCGGTCATAGGCTTGCAATACCGTGTTTTGCCGGTAAACAGCGAAATGTTAGATAAATATCTGGACCTGTCATACATTCTCGAAATGTTCTTTAAATAAAAAGGGTGTGCTGTGAAGCACACCCTTCGGTCTCTTTCTGAATTTCCTCAGATATCGATACTTAACGGGCCAAGGTTCAGAGAAATCAGTGAACCCGAATCACCCGAGTCGCCGGAGTCAGAGCTTGGACCACTCAGGAAGCCTTCGAGTAGTGACAGACTTCCTCCTTCATTCACAGTGGTTACGTTTCCGGCAGCATCGGTAACAGATGCCGATAACGATATCGGGCCTACACCCAAATCGAGGAACGGTCCGTATGTCCAGGTACCATCTTCAGCAATAGTTACGGTTACTGACACAGTTTGCTCAATTCCCAGAATGTTGGCAGTCAAATCTACATTGACGGCCAGACCTTCCAGTTCCGGATCGGCAGTTCCGGAGATAAACGGTTCAGTAATTGTAGGTACGTGGGTCACATTGAGTGACGGCGGGGTCACGTCGACTTCGCCACTCAGAGCTACCTGACTGAGGTTACCGGCCACATCCAGCACTGACACATTTACATTCAGAATACCTTCCGCCACATCGGCGGGGATATCCAGCGTGTATGAGCCGTCACCGGCTACCGTCGTTGTCAGCGACTGGGTTGCGCCCAGCGCATCTTCTGTTTCAATGGTCACCGTCGCGCCGATTTCATCAGATGTACCAGAGATGGTTGGTGTTAAATCGTTAGTGAAACCAATTGCATCAACGGTCAGTATTGGCAGGGTTAAGTCAATTAACCCTGACGTGCTGACGGTTGCCAGGTTTCCGGCATCATCCAGCACCGACACATTCACATCCAGCAAGCCCTCTGAAATGGCGGTTGGCACAGTCGCGGACCAGGTGCCGTCACCGAGTACTGTGGCGTTGAAGCTCTGGGTATCGCCATTACCATCCGTCACAGCAATACTGACAAGAGCGCCGATTTCGTCAGCAGTACCGGAAATCAACGGGGTGTCACTGGCCAGATCGGTGATCGGGTTGATGTTCAGGATTGGCAACGTCAGGTCAATCAGGCCGGAGGTGTTCACCGTAGCCACATTACCTGCTGCATCCAGTACCGACACGTTCACATCCAGTAAGCCTTCTGAAATTGCCATGGGCACGTTGGCAGACCAGGTACCGTCGCCCAATACTGTCGCGTTGAAGCTCTGGGTATCGCCGTTACCGTCTGTAATGTCGATGGTAACCAGGGCACCGATTTCGTCAGACGTACCGCTGATGAGTGGCGTGTCGCTGGCCAGATCGGTGATCGGGTTGATATTCAGGATTGGCAACGTCAGGTCAATCAGGCCGGAGGTATTCACCGTGGCCACATTGCCCGCGGCATCCAGTACCGACACGTTCACATCCAGCAAGCCTTCTGAAATTGCCATAGGCACGTTGGCAGACCAGGTACCGTCGCCGAGAACTGTCGCGTTGAAGCTCTGCGTGTCGCCGTTGCCGTCAGTAATGTCGATGGTAACCAGTGCGCCGATTTCGTCAGACGTACCGCTGATAAGCGGTGTGTCACTGGCCAGATCGGTGATCGGGTTGATGTTCAGGATTGGCAACGTCAGGTCAATCAGGCCGGAGGTATTCACCGTGGCCACATTGCCTGCCGCATCCAGTACCGACACGTTCACATCCAGCAAGCCTTCTGAAATCGCCACAGGTACGTTGGCTGCCCAGGTGCCGTCGCCGAGAACTGTCGCATTGAAGCTCTGGGTATCACCGTTTCCGTCTGTGATATCGATGGTTACCAGTGCGCCGATTTCGTCAGAGGTACCTGAAATCAACGG encodes the following:
- a CDS encoding chemotaxis protein CheB is translated as MEKRATEKEAQYIVGIGASAGGLEALQELFNVLPDNLGASYVIAQHLSPDFKSMMDELLSKNTKMAVHQAVEGEKLKPDTVYLIPAGKLMRVAEGCIYLSDLPPDNRINLPINELFRTIAEDVQNRAIGIILSGTGSDGSRGILSLKEMGAMVIAQNPAEARFDGMPLNAINTGSVDFVLNVQEIPEQLRRFIEHPLVREQPSKFREHLSKNSKILDDILGLINDRTELDFRAYKESTVSRRIEHRMSINSKHTLLEYWEYLNGTPDEVELVKQDLLIGVTQFFRDAEVWERLYEDVVKPMVLETSKDDTIRVWVPGCSTGEEAYSYAILFSEAMQELKVERQVTLFASDIDQSAVAFAANGIYPGSISSEMSSEFIARYFNLLNDGSYQVTKEIRNMVVFATHNLIQDPPFSNMNLVSCRNTLIYLQNAAQQKVMAFFHFALKVKGYLVLGSAESPGSFSIYFDFTDQRNRIYQKAKDIKVPSSQIHSAKPFQNRHYKPKSVAHYLSSPNKRIEVDRKSAAVGRQAMMEAYLPPTLITDTKLRVIYSYGDTTAFTAPLRPGLVTHDLSDVLRDDLSGQAISAAHQVLRENISVFMEDIRVTETERWSLRCFSFNENGPDNVFVAISFVPGSMQSSPDSDITYKRSEQTVKRIEELDNALIECQKLYREALEDLDTTSEELQSSNEELMAANEELQSTNEELQSVNEELYTVNSEYQQKIVELTDINNDLENLMIATHLAVLFLNSDLKIRRFTHAMKQYVNIIDFDINRDFRDLSFKKPLSSLDELVSQVNRGQKSTVKEVYQDDSTAQRYEVTVSQYKIGDSAKGVIISIVELHQ
- a CDS encoding putative bifunctional diguanylate cyclase/phosphodiesterase produces the protein MDYTDSTHERNLLSGNLHELLVSLNDGFTAFYDKNKSLCKTSPPVSHFAFHALLPHSLKVFENIELTDLPRVLDVQNFLGYHCVLSASGSEQYPWALSVIADSKSISKIAHDLPIGVINVDSNWNAAFINARCADMMKTSLDELYGRKWIDYLPPSLAREFRDHVSDTENCRNLYKTRIEFVTPLGSIYIFSVQLAAYFDSRDNFISASVTLNDVTNEFRAESKLQYMADHDSLTELFNRSAFIRKVEEMDANRFSRSLFLFIDIDRFKEINDTMGHKFGDLVLKFVGRKISSAVRENDLSARFGGDEFVVCMSSITSDRTVEGIARKIDSLLNSTCVLDGREIELRCSIGIAWTPTIQFEENQTRAEKVQAVLDAADQGMYEVKRGALTAEHFKIYDVNLREQKKWLKNQKKELQDVLSDDGLTCHFQPIYSVDGHIRSVEALARFKTPFQYFKGIESVISFAKRQNMELALFDNALKEALKGFARLREHQPALTLNMNVDVSQLEEENFNKVITQLCMEFGVPLSSVCIEITEMMLERNSTRVQRQIKQLQRRGFLISMDDFGTGFSSFKRLMNYDFNELKIDRYFVQNVSTNDKYKKTLTAMIAMGKSLNLQILAEGVETEEQFQLCRNLGAQLFQGFYFSKPQDSDTLIKMLNSQPCVT
- a CDS encoding PAS domain-containing protein, coding for MKDSSHPDAMLEQGQHYLEKELLNLLQRDKLMFEFFQDDVVDGLWYWDLTDPENEWMSPKFWRLFGYDPEFKEHKITEWQDIIFPEDLAVAKRNLELHLKNPKHPYDQVVRYWHKNGTIVWVRCRGIAIYSNEGEPLRLLGCHLDMTRVMERQQELLGLQIKYEHLQRRLDEVHSELSQVKLLNDSLLRRSESERIRDEYGFAGSQFFIEHVRLLAQSADRLGCKLTTLRFSFNGINGDITQSDELKNFLNKSVFALIPGCVPFQFSNELIGVVMLDYSENDVRKIELEMRSAVQTHSWLAGKPVIGLQYRVLPVNSEMLDKYLDLSYILEMFFK